A genomic stretch from Pseudomonas alkylphenolica includes:
- a CDS encoding fatty acid--CoA ligase gives MLQTRVIAPAEGAYQFPLLIKRLLLSGSRYEKTREIVYRDQLRFSYLTLNERIARLANVLTAAGVKAGDTVAVMDWDSHRYLECMFAIPMIGAVVHTINVRLSPEQILYTMNHAEDRFVLVNSDFVGLYQAIAGQLTTVEKTLLLTDAESKTADLPNLVGEYEQLLAAASPEYDFPDFDENSVATTFYTTGTTGNPKGVYFTHRQLVLHTLAAASVTGSIDSVRLLGSNDVYMPITPMFHVHAWGIPYVATMLGIKQVYPGRYEPEMMCQLWRNEKVTFSHCVPTILQMLLNAKGAQDQDFGGWKIIIGGSALNRALYEAAKARGIQLTAAYGMSETCPLVSAAHLNDELLAGSEDECITYRIKAGVPVPLVETAIVDGEGNFLPNDGETQGELVLRAPWLTMGYFREPEKGAELWQGGWLHTGDVATLDSMGVIDIRDRIKDVIKTGGEWISSLELEDLISRHPAIREVAVVGVADPQWGERPFALLVVHENQVIDARALKEHLKPFVELGHINKWAIPSQIALVTEIPKTSVGKLDKKRIRLDITQWQASNSTFLSTL, from the coding sequence ATGTTGCAGACTCGTGTCATTGCGCCTGCCGAGGGCGCTTATCAGTTTCCACTGTTGATCAAGCGCTTGCTGTTGTCCGGCAGCCGCTATGAGAAAACCCGCGAAATCGTCTATCGCGATCAGTTGCGCTTCAGCTACCTGACCCTCAATGAGCGCATTGCGCGCCTGGCCAATGTGTTGACCGCGGCCGGGGTCAAGGCCGGTGACACCGTGGCGGTGATGGACTGGGACAGCCACCGTTACCTGGAATGCATGTTCGCGATTCCGATGATCGGTGCGGTGGTGCACACCATCAACGTGCGCCTGTCACCGGAGCAGATTCTCTACACCATGAACCACGCCGAAGACCGCTTCGTGCTGGTCAACAGCGATTTTGTCGGCCTGTACCAGGCCATCGCCGGGCAGCTGACCACGGTAGAGAAAACCCTGTTGCTGACTGACGCCGAGTCCAAGACCGCCGATCTGCCGAACCTGGTGGGCGAGTACGAGCAATTGCTGGCCGCCGCCAGCCCGGAGTATGACTTCCCTGATTTCGACGAGAACTCGGTCGCCACGACGTTCTACACCACCGGTACCACCGGTAACCCCAAAGGCGTGTACTTCACCCACCGGCAACTGGTGCTGCACACCCTGGCTGCCGCTTCGGTCACCGGCAGCATCGACAGTGTGCGCCTGCTGGGCAGTAACGATGTGTACATGCCGATCACCCCGATGTTCCACGTCCATGCCTGGGGCATTCCCTATGTGGCCACGATGCTGGGGATCAAACAGGTCTACCCTGGGCGTTACGAGCCGGAGATGATGTGCCAGCTGTGGCGCAATGAGAAGGTCACCTTCTCCCATTGCGTGCCCACGATCCTGCAGATGCTGCTCAATGCCAAAGGCGCGCAAGACCAGGATTTCGGCGGTTGGAAAATCATCATTGGCGGCAGCGCGCTGAACCGCGCCCTGTACGAAGCCGCCAAGGCCCGTGGCATTCAGCTGACCGCCGCCTACGGGATGTCCGAGACCTGCCCGCTGGTCTCTGCCGCTCACCTCAACGACGAACTGCTGGCCGGCAGCGAGGATGAGTGCATCACCTACCGGATCAAGGCCGGCGTGCCGGTGCCGTTGGTGGAGACGGCGATTGTCGATGGTGAGGGTAACTTCCTCCCCAACGATGGCGAAACGCAAGGCGAGCTGGTACTGCGCGCGCCCTGGCTGACCATGGGTTATTTCCGCGAACCAGAGAAGGGCGCCGAACTCTGGCAGGGTGGCTGGCTGCACACCGGTGATGTGGCCACCCTCGACAGCATGGGTGTGATCGACATTCGTGACCGCATCAAGGATGTGATCAAGACCGGCGGCGAGTGGATCTCCTCGCTGGAGCTTGAAGACCTGATCAGCCGCCATCCGGCGATTCGCGAGGTGGCGGTGGTCGGAGTCGCCGACCCGCAGTGGGGTGAGCGACCTTTTGCCCTGCTGGTCGTCCATGAAAACCAGGTGATCGATGCCAGGGCGCTCAAGGAGCACCTCAAGCCTTTCGTCGAACTTGGGCACATCAACAAGTGGGCGATTCCCAGTCAGATTGCCCTTGTTACTGAAATTCCCAAGACCAGTGTCGGCAAGCTCGACAAGAAGCGCATTCGCCTGGATATCACTCAGTGGCAGGCCAGTAACAGCACGTTTCTATCGACCCTGTGA
- a CDS encoding DUF1329 domain-containing protein, which yields MKMTKNLLQAGVLGLSLLATGVMAAVSADEAAKLGTTLTPMGAEKAGNADGSISAWKPLATNAGAVDAKGFLADPYASEKPLYTITAQNVDQYKDKLSPGQIAMLKRYPDSYKLPVYPTHRGSTVPADVFAAIKENATKTNLVAGGNGLENFTTAVPFPIPKSGVEVIWNHITRYRGGSVTRLVTQATPQTNGSYSLVYFQDQFVFRDKIKGYDPANPGNVLFYFKQKVTAPARLAGTVLLVHETLDQVKEPRKAWVYNAGQRRVRQAPQVSYDGPGTAADGLRTSDNLDMFNGAPDRYDWKLEGKKEMYIASNSYKLDDPKLKYSDIIKAGHINQDLSRYELRRVWHVVATLKPGQRHIYAKRDFYIDEDTWQAAVIDQYDGRDQLWRVSEAHSQDYYNVQVPWYTLEAIYDLQSGRYLALGMKNEEKKAYDFGFSASISDFQPAALRQEGVR from the coding sequence ATGAAAATGACCAAGAATCTGCTGCAAGCCGGTGTGTTGGGCCTGTCGCTGCTGGCAACCGGCGTCATGGCGGCGGTGTCCGCCGACGAGGCGGCCAAGCTCGGCACCACGCTGACGCCGATGGGCGCTGAAAAGGCCGGTAACGCCGACGGTTCGATCAGCGCCTGGAAGCCGCTGGCCACCAATGCCGGCGCCGTTGATGCCAAGGGTTTCCTTGCCGATCCGTACGCTAGCGAAAAGCCGCTGTACACCATCACCGCGCAGAACGTCGACCAGTACAAGGACAAACTGTCCCCGGGTCAGATCGCGATGCTCAAGCGCTACCCGGACAGCTACAAGCTGCCGGTATACCCGACCCACCGTGGCTCGACCGTGCCGGCTGATGTGTTTGCCGCGATCAAGGAAAACGCCACCAAGACCAACCTGGTCGCTGGCGGCAACGGTCTGGAGAACTTCACCACTGCCGTGCCGTTTCCGATTCCGAAAAGCGGTGTCGAGGTAATCTGGAACCACATCACCCGCTATCGCGGTGGCAGCGTGACCCGCCTGGTAACCCAGGCCACGCCGCAAACCAATGGCTCCTACAGCCTGGTGTACTTCCAGGACCAGTTCGTCTTCCGTGACAAGATCAAGGGCTACGATCCGGCCAACCCGGGCAACGTGCTGTTCTACTTCAAGCAGAAGGTGACGGCGCCGGCGCGTCTGGCCGGTACCGTGCTGCTGGTCCACGAGACCCTCGACCAGGTCAAGGAACCACGCAAGGCGTGGGTCTACAACGCCGGTCAGCGTCGTGTGCGCCAGGCACCGCAGGTGTCCTACGACGGTCCGGGTACTGCAGCCGATGGCCTGCGTACCTCCGACAACCTGGACATGTTCAACGGTGCGCCGGATCGCTACGACTGGAAGCTGGAAGGCAAGAAAGAGATGTACATCGCCTCCAACAGCTACAAACTCGACGATCCAAAGCTCAAGTACAGCGACATCATCAAGGCCGGGCACATCAACCAGGACTTGAGCCGCTATGAGCTGCGCCGCGTCTGGCACGTGGTTGCCACCCTCAAGCCAGGCCAGCGTCATATCTACGCCAAGCGTGACTTCTACATCGACGAAGACACCTGGCAGGCTGCAGTGATCGACCAGTACGACGGTCGCGATCAACTGTGGCGCGTTTCCGAGGCCCACTCCCAGGACTACTACAACGTCCAGGTGCCGTGGTACACCCTGGAAGCCATCTACGACCTGCAGTCGGGTCGCTATTTGGCACTGGGCATGAAGAACGAGGAGAAGAAGGCTTACGACTTCGGATTCTCGGCTAGCATTAGCGACTTCCAGCCCGCAGCGCTTCGCCAGGAAGGTGTGCGCTAA
- a CDS encoding DUF1302 domain-containing protein, with protein sequence MTSVNLFWRRAKLPLAVSLASTLAGPAFGVSFNIGEIEGSFDSSLSVGASWSTAKPNENLIGVNNGGKGLSQTSDDGHLNFKRGETFSKIFKGIHDLELKYGDTGVFVRGKYWYDFELKDEHREFKDISDSNRKEGAKSAGSELLDAFVYHNYSIADQPGSVRLGKQVVSWGESTFIGGGINSINPIDVAAFRRPGAEVKEGLIPVNMFYVSQSLTDNLSAEAFYQIEWDQTVVDNCGTFFSQPDVIADGCTDNLRLLNSSRSLPPQALGFLASQGVDINTEGVKVDRGADRDARDSGQFGVAMRYMFEPLDTEFGAYFMNYHSRAPIFSATGASPSVYASLSRLPASLRPLAPLIVAGNSQYFVEYPEDIRLYGLSFSTTLPTGTAWSGELSYRPNAPVQLNTTDILYSGVTPIPGFGNASLLKGVPGQDQHGYTRKEITQFQTTLTHFFDQVMGASRLTVVGEVGVTHVGGLESAHKMRYGRDPVYGPGPLEPTGPVNTCEFLNSRTISGAGNNASSANLSRKCENDGFTTSTSWGYRARAIWDYNDVFAGVNLKPNVAWSHDVSGYSPGPGGNFEEGRKAISLGLDAEYQNTYTTSLSYTNFFDGKYTTVDDRDFIALSFGVNF encoded by the coding sequence ATGACATCAGTAAATCTGTTCTGGCGCCGGGCGAAACTGCCTTTGGCCGTCAGCCTCGCTTCTACGCTCGCCGGTCCTGCATTCGGCGTCAGTTTCAACATCGGTGAAATCGAAGGGTCGTTCGACTCGTCGCTGTCCGTAGGGGCCAGCTGGTCGACGGCCAAACCGAACGAGAACCTGATTGGCGTCAACAACGGCGGCAAAGGCCTGTCGCAGACCTCCGACGACGGCCACCTGAACTTCAAGCGCGGTGAGACCTTCTCGAAGATCTTCAAGGGCATCCACGACCTGGAGCTCAAGTACGGCGATACCGGCGTGTTCGTCCGCGGCAAGTACTGGTACGACTTCGAGCTCAAGGATGAACACCGCGAGTTCAAGGACATCAGCGACTCCAACCGCAAAGAGGGCGCCAAGTCCGCCGGTAGCGAGCTTCTCGACGCCTTCGTCTATCACAACTACTCCATCGCCGATCAGCCAGGTTCGGTGCGTCTCGGCAAGCAGGTAGTCAGCTGGGGTGAAAGTACCTTCATCGGTGGCGGTATCAACTCGATCAACCCGATCGACGTGGCCGCCTTCCGCCGTCCTGGCGCCGAGGTCAAGGAAGGTCTGATCCCGGTCAACATGTTCTATGTGTCGCAGAGCCTGACCGACAACCTTTCGGCTGAAGCCTTCTACCAGATCGAATGGGACCAGACTGTCGTCGACAACTGCGGCACCTTCTTCTCCCAGCCCGACGTCATCGCCGACGGCTGTACCGACAACCTGCGCTTGCTCAACAGCAGCCGCAGCCTGCCGCCACAGGCATTGGGCTTCCTCGCCAGCCAGGGCGTCGACATCAACACCGAGGGTGTGAAGGTCGACCGTGGCGCGGATCGCGATGCGCGTGACAGTGGCCAGTTCGGTGTGGCCATGCGCTACATGTTCGAGCCGCTGGATACCGAGTTCGGCGCCTACTTCATGAACTACCACAGCCGTGCGCCGATTTTCAGTGCAACTGGCGCGTCTCCGTCAGTCTATGCCAGCCTGTCGCGCCTGCCGGCGTCACTGCGGCCGCTGGCGCCGTTGATCGTGGCGGGCAACTCGCAGTACTTCGTCGAGTACCCTGAAGACATCCGCCTGTATGGCCTGAGCTTCTCCACCACCCTGCCTACCGGCACCGCGTGGAGCGGTGAACTGAGCTACCGGCCTAACGCGCCGGTCCAGCTCAACACCACCGATATCCTCTACTCCGGTGTTACGCCAATTCCAGGGTTTGGTAACGCGTCGCTGCTCAAGGGCGTTCCAGGCCAGGACCAGCACGGCTACACCCGTAAGGAAATTACCCAGTTCCAGACGACACTCACCCACTTCTTCGACCAGGTGATGGGGGCCAGCCGCCTGACCGTGGTAGGTGAAGTTGGCGTGACTCATGTCGGCGGCCTGGAAAGCGCGCACAAGATGCGTTACGGACGTGACCCGGTCTACGGTCCAGGGCCGCTGGAACCTACTGGCCCGGTGAATACCTGTGAGTTCCTCAACAGCCGGACCATCAGCGGTGCTGGCAACAATGCCTCTTCGGCCAACCTCTCGCGCAAATGTGAGAACGACGGCTTCACCACCAGCACCTCCTGGGGCTACCGCGCTCGGGCGATCTGGGACTACAACGACGTATTCGCCGGGGTCAACCTCAAGCCTAACGTGGCCTGGTCGCATGACGTCTCCGGTTACTCCCCGGGCCCTGGCGGCAACTTCGAGGAAGGGCGCAAGGCGATCAGCCTGGGTCTGGATGCCGAGTACCAGAACACCTACACCACCAGCCTGTCGTACACCAACTTCTTCGACGGCAAGTACACCACCGTGGATGACCGCGATTTCATCGCCCTCAGCTTCGGTGTGAACTTCTAA
- a CDS encoding sensor domain-containing diguanylate cyclase, which produces MTQMLSILAPWIGLGVLSILWIRALLRGRELERQLRECRQPLDDSGGKQAPGGAVLPEDIERYQRSQYFARIGTWDWEIDTEQLYWSDAIYPMFGFQVGEIVPSYERFCASVHPDDRDQVRAGELRCIATGENHDEEYRVVWPDGSVRWLRETGNVVCNSQGKAVKMIGVVRDITEEKAWASQLQNLAHNDALTGLPNRLAFEQRLALALEKARNNNTRVALAFIDLNDFKTINDRSGHAIGDQVLKFTAKRLKQMLRSADTVARIGGDEFVLILEGFSPGAGVEEEVRLLCANVIESLAFPMIVSGELLQVGTSLGVAIYPDHAASMDTLIHLADLAMYEAKRSGENQLRLAAAGACT; this is translated from the coding sequence ATGACGCAGATGCTGTCCATCCTCGCGCCATGGATCGGCTTGGGCGTCCTGTCGATCCTGTGGATACGTGCGTTGTTGCGCGGGCGTGAGCTTGAACGACAATTGCGTGAATGCCGCCAGCCCCTTGATGATTCGGGCGGCAAACAGGCACCGGGCGGTGCGGTACTGCCGGAAGACATCGAGCGCTACCAACGCAGCCAGTACTTTGCCCGCATTGGCACCTGGGACTGGGAGATCGACACCGAACAGCTCTATTGGTCTGACGCTATCTACCCCATGTTCGGCTTTCAGGTCGGGGAAATCGTCCCCAGCTATGAGCGTTTCTGCGCCAGCGTGCATCCGGATGACCGTGATCAGGTCCGCGCCGGAGAACTGCGCTGCATTGCAACGGGCGAAAACCATGATGAGGAGTACCGCGTGGTCTGGCCTGACGGCAGCGTCCGCTGGCTGCGCGAGACCGGCAACGTGGTGTGCAACAGTCAGGGCAAGGCCGTGAAAATGATCGGGGTGGTGCGCGATATCACCGAAGAAAAGGCCTGGGCCAGCCAGCTACAGAACCTGGCGCACAACGATGCCTTGACCGGCCTGCCCAACCGTCTGGCATTTGAGCAACGCCTGGCGCTGGCCCTGGAAAAGGCCCGCAATAACAACACGCGAGTGGCCCTGGCGTTTATCGACCTTAACGACTTCAAGACGATCAACGACCGTAGTGGCCATGCCATCGGTGACCAGGTGTTGAAGTTTACTGCCAAGCGACTCAAGCAAATGCTGCGTTCGGCCGATACCGTGGCCAGGATTGGTGGCGATGAGTTCGTCCTGATTCTTGAAGGGTTCTCGCCCGGTGCCGGGGTGGAAGAGGAAGTGCGCCTGCTTTGCGCCAACGTGATCGAGTCACTGGCTTTTCCCATGATCGTTTCCGGGGAGCTATTGCAGGTGGGTACCAGCTTGGGAGTAGCGATCTATCCGGATCATGCCGCGAGCATGGACACCTTGATTCACCTTGCGGACCTGGCCATGTATGAAGCCAAGCGCAGTGGTGAAAACCAGCTCCGCCTCGCTGCAGCAGGCGCTTGTACGTAA
- a CDS encoding MliC family protein, which translates to MFRARTLVLLTCLLPMGTALAAEGPSFSCDKAEGVALKVCQSPQLSKLDRDLAALYKRVLGQADSDSQKQLKATQRGWIKGRDECWKADDVDACVLEQYQVRMVKLQIQSGAVQVPAAVEFDCNDDSKPFTAVFYNQLEPQAAVLTYGDDQTIAIAQLSGSGSKYSAEGVEFWEHQGEAKVKWYGTELTCQAVR; encoded by the coding sequence ATGTTCCGTGCACGCACCCTGGTGCTGCTGACCTGCTTGTTACCCATGGGGACGGCACTGGCGGCAGAAGGGCCGTCGTTTTCCTGCGACAAGGCCGAAGGCGTGGCCCTGAAAGTGTGCCAGAGCCCGCAACTGAGCAAACTCGACCGTGACCTCGCCGCCCTCTATAAACGCGTGCTCGGACAAGCCGACAGCGATTCGCAAAAGCAGCTCAAGGCGACCCAGCGCGGCTGGATCAAGGGCCGTGATGAATGCTGGAAAGCCGACGATGTTGATGCCTGTGTGCTTGAGCAGTATCAGGTTCGCATGGTCAAACTGCAGATCCAGTCCGGTGCGGTTCAGGTACCGGCAGCCGTCGAATTTGACTGCAATGACGACAGCAAACCCTTTACCGCGGTGTTCTACAACCAGCTCGAACCGCAAGCGGCGGTGCTTACCTATGGCGACGATCAAACCATCGCCATAGCCCAGCTTTCTGGCAGCGGCAGCAAGTACAGTGCCGAGGGTGTCGAGTTCTGGGAACATCAGGGCGAAGCCAAAGTGAAATGGTATGGCACCGAGCTGACCTGCCAGGCGGTACGCTGA
- a CDS encoding response regulator: protein MQVYSHKSFLIVDDFSDFRSSARSMLRELGVRDVDTADSGEQALRMCAQKRYDFILQDFHLGDGKKNGQQVLEDLILDKLISHECVFLMVTAETSQAIVLSALEHEPDAYLTKPFNRIGLAQRLEKLVQRKTLLKPILQALDRGRPAEVLAACAELCKKDPRFAPLCLRYRADALRDLNRYDELEKFLSTIISSRATPWAYAALGSLLYKRNQISQAQGVYEQALKAFPMMPGLYDGLAEVLVAQGEGKRAQGVLEEAVRLSPLAVRRQMMLGKLALNNDDYDTSSKAYRHAVSQGQSSRYKDPESNLGLVQALMNKNAGNGLDARTRVEINTVLSEVAKENVEDQGLQVRARLMKAASLQQAGDAETAAKLTEQAMARLDKMEQFFSVEAALVVATQLQQLGQESAGTSILKNCVETYGDDPKVMQSVARLTDDPAVLGAVTEAVDLNRQGVRSYQGGQLSEALGQFRRALMLQPKNISIALNTAQALLRIGGETPPPAIMEECRACLTCVAGIPESDSRYDRYRKLHIRAFGA from the coding sequence ATGCAGGTCTACAGCCATAAAAGTTTTCTGATCGTCGATGATTTCTCGGACTTTCGCAGTTCGGCGCGCTCCATGCTGCGCGAGCTGGGCGTGCGTGATGTCGATACTGCCGATAGCGGTGAGCAGGCCCTGCGTATGTGCGCGCAGAAGCGTTATGACTTCATCCTCCAGGACTTTCACCTGGGCGATGGCAAGAAGAACGGCCAGCAGGTGCTCGAAGACCTGATCCTCGACAAGTTGATCAGCCATGAGTGTGTGTTTCTCATGGTGACCGCCGAGACCAGCCAGGCGATTGTCCTCAGTGCCCTGGAGCATGAGCCGGATGCCTACCTGACCAAACCGTTCAACCGCATCGGGCTTGCTCAACGCCTGGAAAAGCTGGTGCAGCGCAAGACCTTGCTCAAGCCGATCCTCCAGGCCCTGGACCGTGGCCGCCCGGCCGAAGTGCTGGCGGCCTGCGCCGAGCTGTGCAAGAAGGACCCGCGTTTTGCGCCGTTGTGCTTGCGCTACCGCGCCGATGCGTTGCGTGACCTGAATCGTTATGACGAGCTGGAAAAGTTCCTCTCCACGATCATTTCCAGCCGGGCCACGCCGTGGGCTTACGCCGCTCTGGGCAGCCTGCTGTACAAGCGCAATCAGATTTCCCAGGCCCAGGGTGTGTATGAACAGGCGCTCAAGGCTTTCCCGATGATGCCCGGCCTGTATGACGGGCTCGCTGAGGTGCTGGTCGCTCAAGGGGAAGGCAAACGTGCCCAGGGCGTGCTGGAAGAAGCGGTGCGTCTGTCGCCGCTGGCGGTACGCCGGCAGATGATGCTGGGCAAGCTGGCGCTGAACAACGATGACTACGACACCTCCTCGAAGGCTTACCGGCATGCGGTCAGCCAGGGCCAGAGCTCACGTTACAAGGACCCGGAGAGCAATCTGGGTCTGGTCCAGGCGCTGATGAACAAGAATGCCGGCAACGGCCTGGATGCGCGTACCCGGGTTGAGATCAACACTGTGCTCAGTGAGGTGGCCAAGGAAAACGTCGAGGACCAGGGCTTGCAGGTCCGCGCCCGATTGATGAAAGCGGCCAGCCTGCAACAGGCCGGCGACGCTGAAACCGCGGCCAAGCTGACCGAACAGGCCATGGCCCGTCTGGACAAGATGGAGCAGTTCTTCTCCGTCGAAGCGGCATTGGTGGTGGCGACCCAGTTGCAGCAGCTCGGCCAGGAATCGGCCGGCACCTCGATTCTGAAAAACTGTGTGGAAACCTACGGTGATGACCCCAAGGTGATGCAGAGCGTGGCGCGTCTGACCGACGATCCGGCGGTGCTGGGGGCGGTGACTGAAGCCGTCGACCTCAACCGCCAAGGGGTGCGCAGCTATCAGGGTGGGCAGCTCAGCGAAGCCCTGGGACAGTTCCGCCGTGCCCTGATGCTGCAGCCGAAGAACATCAGCATCGCCCTCAACACCGCCCAGGCCTTGCTGCGCATCGGTGGTGAAACACCGCCGCCAGCAATCATGGAGGAATGCCGCGCCTGTCTGACCTGTGTGGCTGGTATTCCCGAAAGCGACAGTCGCTATGACCGTTACCGCAAACTGCACATCCGGGCTTTTGGCGCATGA
- a CDS encoding LuxR C-terminal-related transcriptional regulator, with translation MTDLSRTQGFAGQAMTVLEGRFYRPPLPEGHVPRARLCQRLQTGLGGRLLLVTAPAGFGKSSLAVEFCQGLPNHWSSLWLGLSRRDNDPGRFLERLLEGLQQYCPVLGNQALGLLKMRQRHQPFAFEEWLDGLLDELAFHLQPHNPLLLVLDDYHLAQGPVLDRCLQFFLNHLPPGLVLLVTSRLRPDWHLARLRLSRQLLELNEQDLRLTPDESLAVLGQQTTGLRGQALDNLIQRSDGWIAGLRFWQLAASESGADSALPQALHGGEGLIRDYLLEEVIDILPAEVQGFLNDTACQERFCSELCDALRESHDSAEIIAYLQAHQVFLVPLDEHGRWYRYHHLFSDLLRSRQPSLPLSSLHLRACRWFQGQGLLDEAVEQALRAGHLDVAANLVQNLSEEQLLAEQNVGMLLRWKMDLPDSLLISTPRLIVLYSWALGLAGQLDAAEELASHLSRFLPAPSATAQRSMLAQWLALSGVIARGRGDRERTRSYCVEALRSLPQKRYGQRLVCLSTVSNLAIADADFSRARSWNREALELAQRVGNPLFEALAHYDRARVLHARGEVLRALDEVRQGLQRLQGLSAQRLYAARARLTLYEGYLLVARLQPEAGRSRLRAGLVEARACRDISVLIGHCVIASQDGREGRFTEAFAELAEAERLMHIWDVPPIFYLAMITLIKCELWLAQGRTDLAESWLLRLGQTYGGKKAAAAPEFHPLLPLHIELQQALLERTQGRLEQAGQRLQALVERGQASGGQLLCVTALCQWIGLLLASNNEMQARDLLALSLEAGRGGALQAFQRLLQDHPQWLREQLLMQPASPTQASLLALLPALDTAQATGTSCETLSTREKAVLELIAQGCSNQEISDRLFISLHTVKTHASHINSKLGVERRTQAVARAKALGLLA, from the coding sequence ATGACTGATCTGTCCCGTACGCAAGGGTTCGCCGGCCAGGCCATGACTGTCCTGGAAGGACGCTTCTATCGTCCGCCACTGCCTGAAGGGCATGTGCCGCGGGCGCGCTTGTGCCAGCGCCTGCAAACCGGGCTGGGCGGCCGCTTGTTGCTGGTCACTGCGCCTGCTGGCTTCGGCAAGAGCTCCCTGGCCGTGGAATTCTGTCAGGGTCTGCCCAATCACTGGAGCAGCCTGTGGCTGGGATTGAGCCGTCGCGACAACGATCCGGGACGTTTTCTCGAACGCTTGCTTGAAGGCTTGCAGCAGTATTGCCCCGTGCTGGGCAACCAGGCCCTGGGCCTGCTGAAGATGCGCCAGCGCCACCAGCCGTTTGCTTTCGAAGAGTGGCTCGATGGCCTGCTCGATGAGTTGGCTTTCCATCTGCAGCCACACAACCCCTTGTTGCTGGTGCTCGATGACTACCATCTGGCCCAGGGCCCGGTACTTGATCGCTGCCTGCAGTTCTTCCTCAATCACTTGCCGCCGGGGTTGGTGCTGCTGGTCACCAGTCGCTTGCGCCCGGACTGGCACCTGGCGCGCCTGCGTCTGTCGCGCCAGCTGCTTGAACTCAACGAACAGGACCTGCGCCTGACTCCCGACGAGTCGCTGGCGGTGCTGGGCCAGCAGACCACCGGTTTGCGCGGTCAGGCCCTGGATAATCTGATCCAGCGCAGTGACGGCTGGATTGCCGGGCTGCGCTTCTGGCAGCTGGCGGCCAGCGAGTCTGGCGCCGACAGTGCGTTGCCCCAGGCCCTGCATGGCGGCGAGGGGTTGATCCGCGATTACCTGCTCGAAGAAGTGATCGATATTCTGCCGGCCGAAGTTCAGGGCTTCCTCAACGATACCGCGTGCCAGGAGCGTTTCTGCAGCGAACTGTGTGATGCCCTGCGTGAGAGTCACGACAGCGCCGAGATCATCGCGTACCTGCAGGCGCATCAGGTATTCCTGGTGCCGCTGGACGAACATGGGCGCTGGTACCGCTATCACCATCTGTTTTCCGATCTGCTGCGCAGCCGACAACCCAGCCTGCCGCTGTCGAGCCTGCACCTGCGTGCCTGCCGCTGGTTCCAGGGCCAGGGGTTGCTCGACGAGGCGGTGGAACAAGCCTTGCGGGCAGGGCACCTGGATGTCGCCGCCAACCTGGTACAGAACCTTTCCGAAGAGCAACTGCTGGCCGAGCAGAACGTCGGTATGTTGCTGCGCTGGAAGATGGACCTGCCCGATAGCCTGCTGATCAGCACGCCACGGCTGATTGTGCTGTATAGCTGGGCCCTGGGCCTGGCCGGGCAGCTGGACGCCGCCGAAGAGCTGGCCAGTCACCTGAGTCGCTTCCTGCCAGCGCCTTCGGCGACGGCACAGCGCTCCATGCTGGCGCAATGGCTGGCCTTGAGTGGGGTCATCGCCCGCGGCCGAGGCGATCGCGAGCGCACTCGCTCCTATTGCGTCGAAGCCCTGCGCAGCCTGCCGCAAAAGCGCTATGGCCAGCGCCTGGTGTGCTTGTCGACGGTTTCCAACCTGGCCATTGCCGACGCTGACTTCTCGCGGGCCCGCAGCTGGAACCGCGAGGCGCTGGAGCTGGCTCAGCGGGTCGGCAACCCATTGTTCGAAGCCCTGGCACATTACGATCGCGCGCGGGTGCTGCATGCTCGCGGCGAAGTGCTGAGGGCACTCGATGAAGTGCGCCAGGGTTTGCAGCGTCTGCAGGGGCTGTCGGCGCAGCGCTTGTACGCGGCGCGGGCACGCCTGACCTTGTACGAAGGCTATCTGCTGGTCGCGCGCCTGCAACCGGAAGCCGGGCGCAGCCGTCTGCGTGCAGGTCTGGTCGAGGCACGGGCCTGCCGCGACATCAGCGTGCTGATCGGTCATTGCGTGATCGCTTCGCAGGATGGTCGCGAAGGGCGCTTTACCGAAGCCTTCGCCGAACTGGCCGAGGCCGAACGGCTGATGCACATCTGGGACGTACCGCCGATTTTCTATCTGGCGATGATTACCCTGATCAAATGCGAACTCTGGTTGGCCCAGGGGCGCACGGATCTTGCCGAGTCCTGGTTGTTGCGTCTGGGCCAGACCTACGGCGGCAAAAAGGCGGCTGCCGCACCGGAATTCCATCCCTTGCTGCCGCTGCATATCGAACTGCAACAGGCCTTGCTCGAACGTACCCAAGGGCGCCTGGAACAGGCCGGACAACGTCTGCAGGCGCTGGTCGAGCGCGGTCAGGCCAGCGGTGGTCAGTTGTTGTGTGTCACTGCGCTGTGCCAATGGATAGGCTTGTTACTGGCCAGCAACAACGAGATGCAGGCCCGTGATTTGTTGGCACTGAGTCTGGAAGCTGGCCGTGGCGGCGCCTTGCAGGCGTTCCAGCGGCTATTGCAGGACCATCCGCAGTGGCTGCGCGAGCAGTTGCTGATGCAACCTGCGAGTCCGACGCAGGCCAGCCTTCTGGCGCTGTTGCCGGCCCTTGATACGGCTCAAGCCACCGGCACCAGCTGTGAGACCTTGAGCACACGGGAGAAGGCGGTGCTGGAGTTGATTGCCCAGGGCTGTTCCAACCAGGAAATCAGCGACCGGCTGTTCATCTCCTTGCATACGGTCAAGACCCACGCCAGTCACATCAACAGCAAGCTGGGCGTCGAGCGCAGGACTCAGGCTGTCGCCCGGGCCAAGGCCCTGGGCCTGCTGGCCTGA